In the Flavobacterium sp. J372 genome, one interval contains:
- a CDS encoding putative phage abortive infection protein yields the protein MTTSTLIALSIFASVFFFLLLGVAVKYFYNKTNPEEIKESTTEESTKVKVNLTWKSIYLIIIAAFLICLSFVIPIILTRPRITKSFDFSQTGQIGDTIGGLMNPFIALAGVIVTGLAFYMQYKANQLQRTFFYKQLEEDKTNFNTELENNREQFEKQFQAQENQIKLQQFESSFFEMIRFHRENITELRYHTQTNTLENQQVIQLIFNEFIECYRDVKKFSNSKNPNDYIIPKHIKKLRKISSLNNINIDLIEWAVIDIAWSIVFYGLETEGESVIRKLFLRKYNRKYYYRLLYYLKLKPKNIKGKRYKRWLEIRKMKLKDLHPLIEELYLNRIHPQNINGLSQQALKMKVDSQYKKFYEGHQFRLGHYFRHLFQCYKFINSNTNLVDDKKYDYAKLLRAQLSTYEQALLFINSITSLGMKWEFTAEKSEILNKNLITRYHLIKNLPNDNLYGIEYKSFYKSIKFEFDDQINL from the coding sequence ATGACAACGTCAACACTAATAGCGCTATCAATTTTTGCATCAGTATTCTTTTTCTTGCTACTAGGAGTCGCTGTTAAATATTTTTATAACAAAACTAATCCAGAAGAGATTAAAGAGAGTACAACTGAAGAGAGTACGAAAGTTAAGGTTAACCTTACATGGAAAAGCATATATTTAATTATCATCGCTGCATTCTTGATATGCCTATCCTTCGTCATTCCAATTATATTAACAAGACCTAGAATAACTAAAAGTTTTGATTTTTCACAAACGGGACAGATTGGTGATACAATAGGCGGTCTTATGAATCCATTCATAGCGCTTGCTGGAGTTATTGTAACTGGATTAGCATTTTATATGCAATATAAAGCTAATCAGCTTCAACGAACATTCTTTTATAAGCAGCTTGAAGAAGACAAAACAAATTTCAACACGGAATTAGAAAATAACAGAGAGCAATTTGAAAAACAATTCCAAGCACAGGAAAATCAAATAAAATTACAACAATTTGAATCTTCTTTCTTTGAAATGATTCGTTTTCATCGTGAAAACATTACTGAATTACGATATCATACACAAACCAATACACTAGAAAATCAACAAGTTATTCAGTTGATATTTAATGAATTTATTGAATGCTATCGTGATGTAAAGAAATTTTCTAACTCGAAGAATCCCAATGATTATATAATTCCTAAACATATAAAAAAACTGCGAAAAATATCATCATTAAATAATATAAACATTGATTTAATTGAATGGGCAGTCATAGATATAGCATGGTCGATAGTTTTCTACGGATTAGAAACCGAGGGGGAGTCAGTCATAAGAAAGTTATTTTTAAGAAAGTATAATCGTAAATATTATTACAGATTACTATATTATCTAAAACTTAAACCTAAAAATATAAAAGGCAAAAGATATAAAAGGTGGTTAGAAATTCGTAAAATGAAACTGAAAGACCTCCATCCTCTCATTGAAGAATTATATTTAAACCGGATACATCCGCAAAATATTAATGGGCTATCGCAACAAGCACTAAAAATGAAAGTGGATTCGCAGTACAAAAAATTTTATGAGGGACATCAATTTAGGTTAGGACATTATTTTCGTCATTTATTTCAATGTTACAAATTCATTAATTCAAATACTAATTTAGTTGATGATAAGAAGTACGATTATGCAAAACTTCTTAGAGCACAATTATCAACATACGAGCAAGCCTTACTATTTATAAACAGTATTACAAGCTTAGGCATGAAATGGGAATTTACTGCAGAAAAATCAGAAATATTGAATAAAAATTTAATTACAAGATATCATCTTATTAAAAACTTGCCTAATGATAACTTATATGGTATCGAATATAAGTCATTCTATAAAAGTATCAAATTTGAATTTGATGATCAAATAAATTTATGA
- a CDS encoding VOC family protein, which translates to MMQPNFSSKSLRPFIGSKDFETSRSFYCDLGFEEFVIDPKMSVFKMGEQAFYLQDYYAEDWVGNTMLFLEVENVDIAYREIEALNLPAKYEGVRLIPIKNLDWGREFFLYDPAGILWHIGEFKD; encoded by the coding sequence ATGATGCAACCAAACTTCTCGTCCAAATCCCTCCGCCCTTTTATCGGTTCAAAAGATTTTGAAACCTCACGCAGCTTCTACTGCGACCTTGGTTTTGAAGAGTTTGTAATCGACCCTAAGATGTCCGTTTTCAAAATGGGTGAACAGGCTTTCTACCTTCAGGATTATTACGCTGAAGACTGGGTGGGCAACACCATGCTTTTTCTTGAGGTTGAAAATGTTGACATTGCCTATCGCGAAATTGAAGCGCTGAACCTTCCGGCCAAATACGAGGGTGTGCGCCTTATACCGATCAAAAACCTTGACTGGGGCCGTGAGTTTTTCCTATATGACCCGGCGGGGATATTATGGCATATCGGGGAGTTTAAGGATTAA
- a CDS encoding DUF2809 domain-containing protein: MNLRFHKTYFLLFVLIFITEVLIALYVHDDFIRPYFGDVLVVILIYCFVKAFLNIRTLTAATGILLFAFIVETLQYLKFIELVGLQDVKLARVVIGTSFAWMDIWCYVAGFAIILITEHLLTNKNKKD, from the coding sequence ATGAACCTCCGCTTCCATAAAACTTATTTCCTCCTTTTTGTCCTTATCTTCATTACTGAAGTGCTTATTGCCCTATACGTTCACGATGACTTTATCCGTCCGTACTTTGGCGATGTGCTGGTGGTTATACTCATTTATTGCTTTGTAAAAGCTTTTCTAAACATCCGTACGCTGACTGCTGCAACCGGAATTTTGCTTTTCGCATTCATCGTTGAAACCTTGCAGTACTTAAAGTTTATAGAATTAGTGGGCCTTCAGGACGTAAAACTTGCTAGGGTCGTGATAGGCACTTCATTCGCCTGGATGGATATTTGGTGCTACGTTGCAGGCTTTGCGATAATTCTTATAACTGAACATCTGCTTACAAACAAAAATAAAAAAGATTGA